A genomic region of Magnolia sinica isolate HGM2019 chromosome 6, MsV1, whole genome shotgun sequence contains the following coding sequences:
- the LOC131248943 gene encoding photosynthetic NDH subunit of subcomplex B 5, chloroplastic-like isoform X1 → MAISQSFIMAGYSVPLALTPKPYCRIRARVSSHPKTLTFLRLEKSHPRNLSSSSSSRSYSNTRLNAAGLSEIEPDLSEEARDRWATNGISPDEFIYGEYDGHHTYHEGHEGHEGTFWEGVMSEYTAAEPPSGFQGIMSWLFLPAMAAGFVYHVPGEYLYIGAAVFVVIFCAIEMGKPDKPHNFEPQIYNMERGARDKLIADYNSMDIWDFNEKYGDLWDFTVKRDDIVR, encoded by the exons ATGGCCATTTCTCAGTCCTTCATCATGGCCGGTTATTCAGTACCTCTCGCCCTCACTCCCAAACCCTACTGCAGAATTAGGGCTAGGGTTTCTTCACATCCTAAAACATTAACTTTCCTCCGCCTCGAGAAATCCCACCCGCgcaacctcagcagcagcagcagcagcagatcttACTCCAACACTAGATTGAATGCTGCTGGGCTATCGGAAATCGAGCCCGATCTCTCCGAAGAGGCGCGCGATCGGTGGGCCACTAACGGTATCAGCCCT GATGAATTTATTTATGGAGAGTATGATGGGCACCACACATATCACGAAGGCCATGAAGGCCATGAAG GGACATTTTGGGAAGGAGTCATGTCAGAGTATACAGCCGCGGAACCTCCTTCAGGTTTTCAAG GGATCATGTCATGGCTCTTTCTTCCAGCCATGGCTGCTGGGTTCGTATACCACGTCCCG GGAGAGTACTTGTATATTGGTGCAGCTGTTTTCGTGGTGATTTTCTGCGCTATTGAGATGGGGAAACCAGATAAACCCCACAATTTCGAGCCTCAGATTTACAACATGGAGAGGGGAGCCCGTGACAAACTGATAgctgattacaattccatggacATATGGGACTTTAATGAGAAGTATGGGGACCTCTGGGATTTCACTGTGAAGAGGGATGATATTGTGAGATGA
- the LOC131248943 gene encoding photosynthetic NDH subunit of subcomplex B 5, chloroplastic-like isoform X2, producing the protein MAISQSFIMAGYSVPLALTPKPYCRIRARVSSHPKTLTFLRLEKSHPRNLSSSSSSRSYSNTRLNAAGLSEIEPDLSEEARDRWATNGISPGHFGKESCQSIQPRNLLQVFKGEYLYIGAAVFVVIFCAIEMGKPDKPHNFEPQIYNMERGARDKLIADYNSMDIWDFNEKYGDLWDFTVKRDDIVR; encoded by the exons ATGGCCATTTCTCAGTCCTTCATCATGGCCGGTTATTCAGTACCTCTCGCCCTCACTCCCAAACCCTACTGCAGAATTAGGGCTAGGGTTTCTTCACATCCTAAAACATTAACTTTCCTCCGCCTCGAGAAATCCCACCCGCgcaacctcagcagcagcagcagcagcagatcttACTCCAACACTAGATTGAATGCTGCTGGGCTATCGGAAATCGAGCCCGATCTCTCCGAAGAGGCGCGCGATCGGTGGGCCACTAACGGTATCAGCCCT GGACATTTTGGGAAGGAGTCATGTCAGAGTATACAGCCGCGGAACCTCCTTCAGGTTTTCAAG GGAGAGTACTTGTATATTGGTGCAGCTGTTTTCGTGGTGATTTTCTGCGCTATTGAGATGGGGAAACCAGATAAACCCCACAATTTCGAGCCTCAGATTTACAACATGGAGAGGGGAGCCCGTGACAAACTGATAgctgattacaattccatggacATATGGGACTTTAATGAGAAGTATGGGGACCTCTGGGATTTCACTGTGAAGAGGGATGATATTGTGAGATGA